A stretch of the Leptospiraceae bacterium genome encodes the following:
- a CDS encoding cache domain-containing protein produces the protein MLEPKKNPDNSIFKIFTRISLRKKMNIAGLLIIFIFSILLFTKILPLLESGKLEERKGKLRAVVMSVVSLINFYESQLRISNSKLKDPTMPLTVENAKLEVIRNLRQMRYDKTEYFFILDGKGNVVLHPVKPELEGKNILDLKDPEGKYIFREMVIGSQRDGETFVNYTWQAKYSRTVYEPQTTFARYYWPWDWVICSGVYTQDILDSMRDIYSKSAMFVALASGTTIFIMFMLVFFSLTRPLEHLTKGISELRKDNLDYEVEVIYEDELGDIAKEFNQMTRHRKLIQSELEELNSNLEDKVEKRTYELRQTLNEVRNLKEKQDGDYYLTSLLLNPLGKNLNRDDKIHITTLIKQKKQFRFKKREHEIGGDLCVSNNLILHNRKYSVFINADAMGKSIQGAGGILILGSVFDSIIKRYSFESEVNKISPEQWLKQCFIELHKVFEGFEGSMMVSVILGIIDVQTGLLLFINAEHPHLILYRDKKASFIIPKMYYYKLGSPIYSRKIEIESFQCKHGDILLMGSDGKDDILIQVPNGERAFNEDENLILKKIEESDADLEKLLTLIAGEGEVTDDLSLMKIEYNNPNAIPKIQIPEMDFLSIQKEANEYIQKGLLENALQLIEEQLKKYPKETRFQKIQLRTLIKQGSVEEASQLAEIYYNENPSSLELAFLCSYCFKKLKRYKKAMDYGERGRLRDKSNAKNLLNLIDIYYLSGNIERAIKILPEARSLLGGEHEHIQKWENTLNLSTLG, from the coding sequence ATGTTAGAACCTAAAAAGAATCCAGATAATAGTATCTTCAAGATATTTACAAGAATTTCCTTACGAAAGAAAATGAATATCGCCGGTTTACTGATTATCTTTATTTTTTCTATTCTTTTGTTTACAAAAATTTTACCCCTTTTGGAGAGCGGTAAGTTAGAGGAGAGGAAAGGAAAGCTGCGTGCAGTTGTAATGTCTGTGGTTTCTCTGATTAATTTTTATGAATCCCAATTGAGAATTTCAAATAGTAAATTAAAAGACCCAACTATGCCTTTAACAGTGGAAAATGCCAAACTGGAGGTGATTCGAAATCTCCGACAGATGCGTTACGATAAAACCGAATATTTTTTTATTCTGGATGGAAAAGGAAATGTAGTCTTGCATCCGGTGAAGCCGGAATTGGAAGGAAAGAACATTTTGGATTTAAAAGATCCGGAGGGAAAATATATTTTTCGAGAAATGGTAATCGGTTCCCAGCGCGACGGAGAAACCTTTGTAAATTATACCTGGCAGGCTAAATACAGTAGGACGGTATATGAACCGCAGACAACCTTTGCTCGCTATTATTGGCCCTGGGATTGGGTCATTTGTTCGGGTGTTTATACACAGGACATTTTAGATTCCATGAGGGATATATATTCAAAATCGGCTATGTTTGTAGCACTGGCTTCGGGTACGACTATTTTTATTATGTTTATGCTTGTGTTTTTTAGTTTAACACGGCCTCTTGAGCATTTAACAAAAGGGATTTCGGAATTACGAAAAGATAATCTGGACTATGAAGTAGAAGTGATATATGAAGATGAACTTGGTGATATAGCGAAAGAATTCAATCAGATGACCAGGCATAGAAAACTAATTCAATCAGAATTGGAAGAGTTAAATTCAAATCTTGAGGATAAGGTTGAAAAGAGAACCTATGAACTCAGACAGACTTTAAATGAAGTTCGTAACTTAAAAGAGAAACAGGATGGAGACTATTACCTGACTTCGCTCCTTCTAAATCCTCTCGGTAAAAATTTAAATAGGGATGATAAAATTCACATTACCACATTGATAAAGCAGAAGAAACAATTTCGATTTAAAAAACGAGAGCATGAAATCGGAGGAGACCTCTGTGTATCCAATAATCTAATTTTACATAACAGAAAATATTCGGTATTTATCAATGCGGATGCTATGGGAAAATCCATTCAGGGAGCTGGTGGAATTTTAATTCTGGGTTCTGTTTTTGATTCTATTATAAAACGTTATTCCTTTGAAAGCGAGGTAAATAAAATTTCTCCTGAGCAATGGCTGAAGCAATGTTTTATTGAACTCCATAAGGTATTTGAGGGTTTTGAGGGTTCTATGATGGTTTCTGTTATATTAGGAATTATTGATGTTCAGACCGGTTTACTATTATTTATAAATGCGGAACACCCTCACCTTATTTTATACCGTGATAAAAAAGCCTCCTTTATAATACCTAAAATGTATTACTACAAACTGGGTTCTCCAATTTACAGTAGGAAAATTGAGATTGAATCTTTCCAGTGTAAGCATGGAGATATACTCCTTATGGGTTCTGATGGCAAGGATGATATATTGATTCAAGTTCCCAATGGTGAAAGAGCTTTTAATGAAGATGAAAATTTGATACTGAAAAAGATTGAAGAGTCTGATGCTGATCTGGAAAAATTGCTAACTCTGATAGCAGGGGAGGGTGAAGTTACGGATGATTTGTCTCTTATGAAAATAGAATATAATAATCCAAATGCAATACCGAAGATACAGATACCGGAAATGGATTTTCTCTCTATTCAGAAAGAAGCGAATGAATATATACAAAAGGGTCTATTGGAGAATGCTCTACAACTTATTGAAGAACAACTGAAAAAGTATCCCAAAGAAACTCGTTTTCAAAAAATACAACTTCGAACACTTATAAAGCAGGGAAGTGTGGAAGAAGCTTCCCAACTGGCAGAAATATATTATAATGAGAATCCTTCAAGCCTTGAATTAGCATTTCTGTGTTCGTATTGTTTTAAGAAATTAAAACGTTATAAGAAAGCGATGGATTACGGGGAAAGGGGAAGATTGAGAGATAAGTCTAATGCAAAAAATCTTTTAAATCTTATAGATATTTATTATCTTTCCGGGAATATTGAAAGGGCAATAAAAATATTGCCTGAGGCCAGAAGCCTTCTGGGAGGAGAACATGAACATATCCAAAAATGGGAAAATACTTTGAATCTTTCTACTTTAGGTTAA